The sequence GCAGCAAAAGAATACTTGAAATCGGTGGAAACCTCCCTCCCGATTTCGTACTTAACGTATTAAAGGTGGCACAGTGGGTCAGTGTTCAATCTCCGCAGTGGCTCGATGAAACTGGCAAACATGATCAATCCCGTAGCGACGAATCAATGGTGGCACTCAACGCTATTATCACACCTAGTCAGTTGGGGCACTACAACGTTTTGGTGGGAGATCTCGAAGATTTTCCTGCGAGTCTTTATGGCAGCTTCGATGTTGTATTCTCAATCACTGCGTTTGAACGCATCCCATGTTTAGGACATACCCTTGAGGTAATGGCCGCAGCCTTGGCCCCCAAGGGCCAACTATTTGCCATGTTCTCGCCAATCTGGACCGCCCACAATGGCCACCACCTTAATCGGCTAACTGACCGTTCAGGCCGAGACCTCGATTTCAGTGATCAGTCACTGATTCCACCCTGGGCGCACCTCTATTGGCGTCCACCACAGATGTATAGCCATCTACTCCAACATACCGATGCTGCCAGCGCTGCCAAAATTGTCTATTTGATTTATCATGCACCGCAGATTAATCGGCTATTCGTTGAAGACTATGTCGACTATTTCAGCGCCTCACCATTGGTTGGCGAAGTGGTCAAGACTCATATGACGGCAATACCACCGCCTGTTCAAGAGTTACTTGAGACACAATATCCGGGGCGGCGTCATTTCGACAACTGTGGATTGAAAACAGTGATGTCGCATCGTCCATAACCCAAGTTACCACTATCCACGGATTAGCCCTTCGACAAACTCAGGGCGCACGAATTTATGGTAACCGCTTGTTTCGGCCACTAGCTGAGTGGGATACGCATTACGCGCCCTACTCGGCTGTAGATAACAGAAGAAACTCACATGCCCAACAGAACCTACGTTATCGAGAATCAAGAATTAAAGTTCGTGTCTGGAATTAGAATCGGGATAGATTACCCATTGACGTCAGATTTTATTGTCATGTATTGCAACCAACGTAAACCCGCCGAATGGCACCCACTGAATTATCGCAAGAGCCGCGGAGGAAATTATTTAGATCTACGATTTACGCATCACACCAATGCAGCGCATTTTAAGATCGATATCATTGGTCAACAACAGGAACCGGCGCGTGGTGAGTTAATCTATTTCATCCCGCCATCCTTGCAAGAGGCCAAAAATAATCTAGCATCAAAGAAGATTGTATTTTTGGGGTGCGTAAGAAATTGCGAGACATCCATTCGCTCGTCCATCGAGAAGCTTATGGAGTTGGGGGCGTTGTTCGATGATTTTGAAATTCATATCTTCGAGAACGACTCAACCGACAATTCTCGAGAAATATTGAACGAGCTATCTAGGCAGGGGCGTTTTAAAATACTTAGTCGCTCGGGGCTGGACGAACTTTTCCCACTAAGGACACAGCGATTGGCCTTCTGCCGAAACTTACTGTGGGATGAGGTTTGTATTAATTCAACACGACCCGATTATG is a genomic window of Gammaproteobacteria bacterium containing:
- a CDS encoding conserved hypothetical protein (Evidence 4 : Unknown function but conserved in other organisms); this encodes MPNRTYVIENQELKFVSGIRIGIDYPLTSDFIVMYCNQRKPAEWHPLNYRKSRGGNYLDLRFTHHTNAAHFKIDIIGQQQEPARGELIYFIPPSLQEAKNNLASKKIVFLGCVRNCETSIRSSIEKLMELGALFDDFEIHIFENDSTDNSREILNELSRQGRFKILSRSGLDELFPLRTQRLAFCRNLLWDEVCINSTRPDYVCVVDMDGVIEGLPTIQGFLSSFRFEACWDAVFPVNNGSYYDVYALRHPLICDGDYHRKFTHFDASFGMRNALWFTLQNIGSMNFSSLPGWLEVKSAFGGMAIYKFDGLDQAHYVGIDNGIETCEHVALHSDLLRIGKRLFINPEFIIETHKVP